From Methanobrevibacter oralis:
AAGTTTATACCTAATGAGTTATAGATATATGCTCATGGAAAAATTTAATAATAAAATTAAGAAACATTTAGAGCTTTCTGAAATTGCAGAAATGTTGAAAGAGTACAGGAAATATTACGATGTTTATAGGCGTCTTTTAGTAATTCATATGGTTGCAAACGGTGAAAGTATTGCTAAAGCCTCAAAAAACATTAATATTTCAAGAAAAACCGGTGAACGATGGGTCAAACAATATAATGAAAATGGCATTGCTGGCTTATTTTCAAATTATTCCAATTGTGGTAGAAAATCTTACCTAACTGACCAACAATTAAATGAATTAAAAGAAATCATCACTGGAAATGAAGAAAAATATAATTTAAAAGATGTGAGAAATCTTATTAAAGAAAAA
This genomic window contains:
- a CDS encoding helix-turn-helix domain-containing protein, with amino-acid sequence MEKFNNKIKKHLELSEIAEMLKEYRKYYDVYRRLLVIHMVANGESIAKASKNINISRKTGERWVKQYNENGIAGLFSNYSNCGRKSYLTDQQLNELKEIITGNEEKYNLKDVRNLIKEK